The following proteins come from a genomic window of Halomarina ordinaria:
- a CDS encoding acyl-CoA dehydrogenase family protein, which yields MDFDLPAEHRMIRDTVREFCEEEIEPIAWDIEEEHRFPEEVFDALADLDMMGVPVSEEYGGLDGDQLMYALVTEELGRVSGSIGLSYAAHTSLATKPIELFGTDAQKERWLPPLATGEYLGAWALTEPGSGSDASDMDTMARKEGDEYVIDGTKQFITNASVAGSILVKAVTDPGAGYDGISTFIVDPREDDGFEVVTEWEKMGLNASPTCEIKFTNCRVPEDRLLGAEGEGWTQTMKTLNGGRISIAALSTGLAQGAFDAALHYAKQREQFGKPIGKFDAVRDMLVEMDRKAERARLLTHKAATKYDASEDVTRISAMAKYDASEAAREVAEDAVQVLGGYGYTTDFAPQRFYRDAKLMEIGEGTSEIQRLVLGRELGL from the coding sequence ATGGATTTCGACCTGCCCGCCGAGCACCGGATGATTCGCGACACGGTGCGGGAGTTCTGCGAGGAGGAGATAGAACCCATCGCGTGGGACATCGAGGAGGAACACCGCTTCCCCGAGGAGGTGTTCGACGCGCTCGCCGACCTCGACATGATGGGCGTGCCCGTGAGCGAGGAGTATGGCGGCCTCGACGGCGACCAGTTGATGTACGCGCTGGTCACCGAGGAACTCGGTCGCGTCTCGGGCTCCATCGGCCTCTCGTACGCCGCGCACACGAGCCTCGCCACCAAGCCCATCGAGCTGTTCGGCACCGACGCCCAGAAGGAGCGCTGGCTCCCGCCGCTCGCCACCGGCGAGTACCTCGGCGCGTGGGCGCTCACCGAACCCGGCTCCGGGAGCGACGCGAGCGACATGGACACCATGGCGAGGAAGGAGGGCGACGAGTACGTCATCGACGGGACGAAGCAGTTCATCACGAACGCGAGCGTCGCGGGGAGCATCCTCGTGAAGGCCGTCACCGACCCCGGCGCGGGTTACGACGGTATCTCGACGTTCATCGTCGACCCGCGCGAGGACGACGGGTTCGAGGTCGTCACCGAGTGGGAGAAGATGGGCCTCAACGCCTCGCCCACCTGCGAGATCAAGTTCACGAACTGCCGCGTCCCCGAGGACCGCCTGCTCGGCGCGGAGGGCGAGGGCTGGACGCAGACGATGAAGACGCTCAACGGCGGGCGCATCTCCATCGCCGCGCTCTCGACGGGGCTGGCGCAGGGCGCGTTCGACGCCGCGCTCCACTACGCCAAGCAGCGCGAGCAGTTCGGCAAACCCATCGGGAAGTTCGACGCCGTCCGCGACATGCTCGTCGAGATGGACCGCAAGGCCGAGCGCGCGCGCCTGCTCACCCACAAGGCCGCCACGAAGTACGACGCCAGCGAGGACGTCACCCGCATCTCCGCCATGGCGAAGTACGACGCGAGCGAGGCCGCCCGCGAGGTGGCCGAGGACGCCGTCCAGGTCCTCGGCGGCTACGGTTACACGACCGACTTCGCCCCCCAGCGTTTCTACCGTGACGCGAAGCTGATGGAGATCGGCGAGGGGACCAGCGAGATACAGCGCCTCGTGCTCGGGCGCGAACTCGGACTGTGA
- a CDS encoding alginate lyase family protein, whose translation MTGDGGGWSRRRYLRGVATVAGVTGLGTGRGGAQDGSTGLPTGERRPALFVHLGELAAVRRRVLAGDDPWASAFETFAADVRESLTATPRSVTDSGGSTFRSGDPGSGESARADYTAAIEMGDRVRDLGLAYQFTGEDRYAERTVAFLDHWFLDPETRMEPRLTNGIELYVTIPKLWYGADLVRNHDAWDDGSVGSHAALEEWTDTFLSTIPTATPDWVQNIFVWRETCRAAGAAYLGDDGRLREAFDRIRADGFRQRREDWLLANELQRSEGLSYSLYALKAFVTAAELGRHYGEDLYGYERDGEPALRRLFEAHVPFFFDPEAFDERFGEVGGFAAREREEGTSAYELAYSQWEDESFLRVVRSRGSEVRNEPTYVEQHQDAIDSRGRPVRDERLLGWTTLTHANRFDLGAGDASDRLSGQTGR comes from the coding sequence ATGACAGGTGACGGCGGCGGGTGGAGCCGACGGCGGTATCTGCGAGGGGTCGCGACGGTGGCGGGCGTGACCGGCCTCGGGACCGGTCGCGGGGGCGCACAGGACGGGTCGACCGGTCTCCCGACGGGCGAGCGGCGTCCGGCGCTGTTCGTCCACCTCGGGGAACTGGCCGCGGTGCGCCGGCGCGTCCTGGCCGGCGACGACCCGTGGGCGAGCGCCTTCGAGACGTTCGCCGCCGACGTGCGGGAGTCGCTGACGGCCACGCCGCGGAGCGTCACCGACAGCGGGGGGTCGACCTTCCGGAGCGGCGACCCCGGGTCGGGCGAGTCGGCGCGCGCCGACTACACCGCCGCCATCGAGATGGGCGACCGGGTGCGCGACCTCGGCCTCGCCTACCAGTTCACCGGCGAGGACCGCTACGCCGAACGCACCGTCGCGTTCCTCGACCACTGGTTCCTCGACCCCGAGACGCGGATGGAACCGCGCCTGACCAACGGCATCGAACTGTACGTCACGATTCCGAAACTGTGGTACGGTGCCGACCTCGTCCGGAACCACGACGCGTGGGACGACGGGAGCGTCGGGTCGCACGCCGCACTGGAGGAGTGGACCGACACGTTCCTCTCGACGATTCCGACGGCGACGCCCGACTGGGTCCAGAACATCTTCGTCTGGCGCGAGACGTGTCGGGCGGCGGGTGCGGCGTACCTCGGCGACGACGGGCGCCTGCGCGAGGCGTTCGACCGCATCCGCGCCGACGGGTTCCGCCAGCGCCGCGAGGACTGGCTGCTCGCGAACGAACTCCAGCGCTCGGAGGGACTCAGCTACTCGCTGTACGCGTTGAAGGCGTTCGTCACGGCCGCCGAACTCGGCCGCCACTACGGCGAGGACCTCTACGGGTACGAGCGAGACGGCGAACCGGCCCTCCGGCGGCTGTTCGAGGCGCACGTCCCCTTCTTCTTCGACCCCGAGGCGTTCGACGAACGCTTCGGGGAAGTCGGCGGGTTCGCCGCCCGCGAACGCGAGGAGGGGACCTCGGCGTACGAACTCGCGTACTCGCAGTGGGAGGACGAGTCGTTCCTCCGCGTCGTCCGGTCGCGGGGGAGCGAGGTGCGCAACGAACCGACCTACGTCGAACAGCACCAGGACGCCATCGACTCGCGCGGGCGCCCCGTGCGCGACGAGCGGCTCCTCGGCTGGACGACGCTCACCCACGCCAACCGATTCGACCTCGGCGCCGGCGACGCGTCCGACCGTCTCTCCGGCCAGACGGGCCGCTGA
- a CDS encoding GNAT family N-acetyltransferase produces MGRTTPLPSPLRPMPGPVFRSNDRVALRTVEESDLDFLRETSNHPDVRRNVGNSAPHDALATREEFERKSTDDDTAEFLVCVEDERVGVVGLYDVRDGWGRAETGYYLHPDHWGNGYATDAVRLVCEYGFRERRLNKVAGRTFAFNEASGRVLEKVGFECEGRLRREAFERGTYVDLLYWGLLAEEFEA; encoded by the coding sequence ATGGGACGAACTACCCCCCTGCCGTCCCCGCTCCGACCCATGCCCGGTCCCGTGTTCCGCTCGAACGACCGCGTCGCCCTCCGGACCGTCGAGGAGTCGGACCTCGACTTCCTCCGTGAGACGAGTAACCACCCCGACGTGCGCCGGAACGTCGGGAACTCCGCCCCGCACGACGCACTCGCCACGCGCGAGGAGTTCGAACGGAAGAGTACCGACGACGACACCGCCGAGTTCCTCGTCTGCGTCGAGGACGAGCGCGTCGGGGTCGTCGGCCTCTACGACGTCCGCGACGGGTGGGGCCGCGCGGAGACGGGCTACTACCTCCACCCCGACCACTGGGGGAACGGCTACGCCACCGACGCGGTCCGACTCGTCTGCGAGTACGGCTTCCGCGAGCGACGACTGAACAAGGTTGCCGGACGCACCTTCGCGTTCAACGAGGCGTCGGGCCGCGTGCTGGAGAAGGTCGGCTTCGAGTGCGAGGGGCGACTCCGCCGGGAAGCGTTCGAGCGCGGGACGTACGTCGACCTGCTGTACTGGGGACTGCTCGCCGAGGAGTTCGAGGCGTGA
- a CDS encoding RIO1 family regulatory kinase/ATPase domain-containing protein: protein MAVRRLLKGTIEWNRLESVAVEVARRYDRSSVRVEFLDADNWLSTPFVVDDRWFVKVVSEQHALLHAVLTTGRNLGAFSSGVPGFFDHVRDPAEMADLELAATRRMRDLGVNVPEPVEAFEHDGLGVLVVEYLPAFRTLGELDESEVLRYAPELFDALSRIHDAGLAHGDLRAENVLVADERLFLIDATSVRPGAVEQARAYDVACALAAVTPLLDSRAAVDAAREHYPVSVLLDARDFLDFVNIRPDHDFDAAGVKGEIEKDASGGGEG, encoded by the coding sequence ATGGCCGTCCGGCGGTTGCTGAAGGGGACCATCGAGTGGAACCGGCTCGAGAGCGTCGCGGTCGAGGTGGCCCGCCGGTACGACCGGTCGTCCGTTCGCGTCGAGTTCCTCGACGCCGACAACTGGCTCTCGACGCCGTTCGTCGTCGACGACCGCTGGTTCGTGAAGGTCGTCTCCGAGCAACACGCCCTCCTGCACGCGGTCCTCACCACCGGCCGGAACCTCGGGGCGTTCTCCAGCGGCGTCCCGGGGTTCTTCGACCACGTCCGCGACCCGGCGGAGATGGCCGACCTCGAACTGGCGGCGACCCGGCGGATGCGCGACCTGGGGGTGAACGTCCCCGAACCGGTCGAGGCGTTCGAGCACGACGGCCTCGGCGTCCTCGTCGTCGAGTACCTCCCCGCCTTCCGTACGCTCGGTGAACTCGACGAGAGCGAGGTGCTGCGCTACGCCCCCGAACTCTTCGACGCGCTCTCGCGTATCCACGACGCCGGCCTCGCTCACGGCGACCTGCGCGCGGAGAACGTCCTCGTCGCCGACGAGCGCCTCTTCCTCATCGACGCGACGAGCGTCCGTCCGGGGGCCGTCGAGCAAGCGCGGGCGTACGACGTCGCCTGCGCGCTGGCCGCCGTCACCCCCCTCCTCGACTCCCGCGCGGCCGTCGACGCCGCGCGCGAGCACTACCCCGTCTCGGTCCTGCTGGACGCGCGCGACTTCCTCGACTTCGTCAACATCCGTCCGGACCACGACTTCGACGCGGCGGGCGTGAAAGGCGAGATAGAGAAGGACGCGAGCGGCGGGGGCGAGGGTTAG